In Arthrobacter sp. SLBN-112, a genomic segment contains:
- a CDS encoding ABC transporter permease codes for MTTAILKQPTEPTAARKPNRSFVHGLRTNKKAMTGTAVMLVFIALALLAPVLFPGDPSRITDMASLEPSPEHWLGTTAKGQDVLALTVHGSRSSLFVGLTVGFASTFIGILVGLASAYFGKFIDEALSLATNVFLLLPGLPLLVILAAFLPPGLGTVILVLVVTGWAGSARVLRSQALSIRSKDFVAAAVVSGERAGRIMFREILPNMASIVMGTLLACVIYGIGAQAGLEFLGLGDVSTVSWGNNLFWAGNEGALLTGSWWVFVPSGVCIALVAFALALINYAVDEVTNPRLRKIKTPKDTERSAAK; via the coding sequence ATGACAACCGCAATTCTGAAGCAGCCCACTGAGCCCACAGCTGCCCGCAAGCCCAACCGCAGCTTCGTCCACGGCCTCCGCACCAACAAAAAGGCCATGACGGGGACGGCCGTGATGCTCGTCTTCATTGCACTGGCCCTGCTCGCACCGGTGCTCTTCCCGGGCGACCCGTCGCGGATCACCGACATGGCCTCCCTGGAACCCTCTCCCGAGCACTGGCTGGGAACGACAGCCAAAGGCCAGGACGTGCTCGCGCTGACTGTCCACGGCTCCCGGAGTTCCCTGTTCGTGGGGCTGACCGTGGGCTTCGCCTCCACTTTCATCGGGATCCTGGTGGGACTGGCCTCCGCGTACTTCGGCAAGTTCATCGACGAAGCACTGTCCCTGGCGACCAACGTCTTCCTGCTCCTTCCCGGCCTGCCGCTGCTGGTCATCCTGGCCGCGTTCCTGCCTCCGGGGCTGGGCACCGTGATTCTTGTCCTCGTCGTCACCGGCTGGGCAGGCTCAGCACGCGTCCTGCGCTCACAGGCATTATCCATCCGCTCCAAGGACTTCGTGGCCGCGGCCGTAGTGTCCGGCGAACGGGCCGGCCGGATCATGTTCCGCGAAATCCTGCCCAACATGGCATCGATCGTCATGGGCACCCTGCTGGCCTGCGTCATCTACGGCATCGGTGCCCAAGCGGGACTGGAGTTCCTGGGCCTGGGCGATGTCAGCACAGTGTCCTGGGGCAACAACCTCTTCTGGGCCGGCAACGAAGGTGCCCTGCTCACCGGCAGCTGGTGGGTGTTCGTCCCGTCGGGCGTTTGCATCGCGCTGGTCGCCTTCGCCCTTGCCCTCATCAACTACGCCGTGGACGAGGTCACCAACCCGCGGCTGCGGAAGATCAAAACCCCGAAAGATACCGAAAGGAGCGCCGCCAAATGA